One stretch of Aquimarina sp. Aq107 DNA includes these proteins:
- a CDS encoding LytTR family DNA-binding domain-containing protein produces MNSIKSILIDDEEDAIQSLEWKICRYCPHIEIVETISNPLEAIKVIENTNFDCVFIDIKMPNLSGFDILEALHQRDFFVVITSAFENYALKAIQFSVFDYLLKPIDKDDLVRVYKKLCQHININNPSQSAIIKLCVNGVIHFLKKDEIIMLKAEGNYTKVFLINNRKLFLSKTLKEVTEVLPESCFFRVHNSYCINLSHVQEYRKNQGGIIIMSNGQHASISRNRKNEFLIKMH; encoded by the coding sequence ATGAATTCAATTAAGTCAATTTTAATCGACGACGAGGAAGATGCTATCCAATCATTAGAATGGAAGATTTGTCGGTATTGTCCGCATATTGAAATTGTTGAGACAATTTCTAATCCTTTAGAGGCAATAAAAGTCATAGAAAACACAAATTTTGATTGTGTTTTTATAGATATAAAGATGCCAAACCTTAGTGGTTTTGATATTTTAGAAGCACTACACCAAAGAGACTTCTTTGTTGTGATAACATCTGCTTTTGAGAATTATGCGTTAAAAGCCATACAATTTTCGGTTTTTGATTACTTACTGAAGCCTATTGATAAGGATGATCTAGTACGGGTCTATAAAAAACTTTGTCAGCATATTAATATCAATAACCCTTCTCAATCAGCAATAATAAAACTTTGTGTAAATGGAGTAATTCATTTTTTAAAAAAAGATGAGATTATAATGTTAAAGGCAGAAGGAAATTATACCAAGGTATTTTTAATTAATAACCGTAAGTTGTTTTTATCAAAAACCTTAAAAGAGGTTACAGAGGTATTACCAGAAAGTTGCTTTTTTAGGGTGCATAATTCTTATTGTATTAATCTAAGTCATGTACAGGAATACAGAAAGAATCAAGGAGGCATTATAATTATGAGTAATGGTCAACACGCTAGTATTAGTAGAAATCGAAAAAATGAATTTTTAATAAAGATGCACTAA
- a CDS encoding sensor histidine kinase has product MDFQNFNIWLQGVLFVISLYPLLIYFRSKNKIFLFYSLYVICLLFYFSYYGSIVFYELFFSYRKPIIFYGVQFLAYSFYISFMRELLETKKYVRKWDYILNVTRWVFIGCIFLIGILDVLVSSKELFVFVALVLVLMTVFAFVSYFKVYKIEASQVKLLIAGSCIYVIMANISLYFSYTRYNKSFDSIIFMEIGAILEVLIFALAIGNKIKKISDDKKETQLRLMRSSLEASELKIIALKAQMNPHFIFNVLNSINNYILKNDIEKASDYLTKFSKLIRRVLKNSTERTISLSQEIEVVKSYVELERLRIKSDFSFCLEKTTDLSKIKIPPLCLQPFIENAIWHGLQSKKSEKLLQIKIKQPDKESVEIEIVDNGIGRKNASELKNTSDNGSFGSKVTRERILAIHPKNRLFIEDFEKENVLEPGTKVTIHLHK; this is encoded by the coding sequence TTGGATTTTCAAAACTTCAACATATGGTTACAAGGAGTATTATTTGTGATTTCTTTATATCCTTTATTGATATACTTCAGAAGTAAAAACAAAATATTTCTTTTTTATAGTCTTTATGTAATTTGTCTTCTTTTTTATTTTTCATATTATGGATCCATTGTTTTTTACGAATTATTTTTTTCTTATCGAAAGCCAATTATATTCTATGGAGTTCAGTTTTTGGCATATTCTTTTTATATCTCGTTCATGCGAGAATTGTTAGAAACTAAAAAATATGTTCGTAAATGGGATTACATTTTAAACGTTACAAGATGGGTTTTTATAGGTTGTATTTTTTTGATAGGAATATTAGACGTTTTAGTATCATCAAAAGAACTTTTTGTATTTGTTGCTCTTGTTCTGGTTTTAATGACGGTTTTTGCTTTTGTAAGTTATTTTAAGGTATATAAAATTGAAGCTTCTCAAGTCAAATTACTTATTGCAGGGTCATGTATTTATGTGATTATGGCCAACATAAGCCTTTACTTTTCTTATACTAGATATAATAAATCATTTGATTCTATAATTTTTATGGAAATAGGAGCAATTCTAGAAGTTTTGATTTTTGCTTTGGCGATTGGTAATAAAATTAAGAAAATCTCCGATGATAAAAAAGAAACTCAATTGAGGTTAATGAGGAGTTCATTAGAAGCTTCTGAACTTAAAATAATAGCGCTTAAAGCACAGATGAACCCTCATTTTATCTTCAATGTTCTTAATTCAATAAACAATTATATTCTTAAAAATGATATCGAGAAAGCATCAGATTATTTAACTAAATTTTCAAAGCTAATTAGAAGAGTATTAAAAAATTCTACGGAAAGAACAATTTCATTATCGCAGGAGATAGAAGTTGTTAAAAGTTATGTCGAATTGGAAAGATTAAGAATTAAAAGTGATTTTTCTTTTTGCTTAGAAAAAACAACAGACCTCTCTAAAATAAAAATTCCTCCGCTTTGTTTACAACCATTTATTGAAAATGCTATTTGGCATGGTTTACAATCTAAAAAATCAGAAAAACTATTACAAATTAAAATTAAACAACCTGACAAGGAAAGTGTGGAAATAGAAATTGTAGATAATGGCATTGGAAGAAAAAATGCGTCAGAATTAAAAAACACTTCGGATAACGGCTCGTTTGGATCAAAGGTCACAAGGGAGAGAATTCTTGCGATACATCCTAAAAATAGATTGTTTATAGAGGATTTTGAAAAAGAAAACGTATTAGAACCAGGAACTAAGGTTACTATTCATTTACATAAATAG